The Carassius auratus strain Wakin chromosome 30, ASM336829v1, whole genome shotgun sequence region GGGCAGCACGATAAATTGCATGTGGTATTTAATGTGCATCTGGTCAGTCAAgccagttctgtaatcagcggtaaatctccatcacatgcacacacactttcacatggAGCAACATTTATTACACAGGGCCGTTGTTCACTGACCAGCTGCACAAAACCACAATCATATTTTATTCAagtttgcgcagcttgtcagtgaacaacagctctgtgtgtaattttaacatttaaagattcaagatttttattcgtcacatacacaattatatagagcatataaaaccagcagtgaaatgtgagtcaggtccatTCCATGgaaagtgcaattattaaagaatacaacacagatgaaaaatatacataaatatagctatgaaataaaagtaaacaaacaaaaaaagaaaaaaatattaaaaagatgtatactgtagaattaaatatagaacgcaaaacaATGTGCATGAAATTAAACTGTAGTCTTATTTCAATCATACTGTCGTGTTTGTCTCCTCTCTTTTTGATTTAATCAGGACTTTAATCAATCTTGTAGATGATCTGGgaactaaatgtcttttccaaccTGAAATATACAGTCATGCATTGTTTATTACACAGAATCTGTACCAATATCATGGACCAAAAGCATCACTTGGCCATTGAGTGTAGTATGGGTTCCTGCTCAATGCATCCTGTAGATGTTCTCATAAAATacaggtgcttcacgatgccatagaacagtggttctcaaacctgtcctggagtaccccctgccctgcacattttgtatgtctccctcatTCAGTACCTAATTACCTCAACATGACTCTCAGTACCCAATTGAGCGCTTCGTTATCAGTTGTAGATGTTGTGGTTGTATCAATAACAGAACAAAAGATGTCGTGGTGAATTAATCAGTTGTAGTTCGAGGAGTCCTGTAGAAATAGAAATTAACGATGCATGGATCTGCTCTGATGTGACAAGACAAACCCATGAGAGGAAACTGATGCCCTGTTCTATTTCTGATGAACTCTAGCACTCTAACACGaagaacaattttaaatatttttaagagaatcttgaaaaaatagtttcctcaaatattaagcagcacaaatgtttacaatattgataatcagaaatggttatgggcagcaaatcagcattggaatgattcctgaagaatcatgtgacactgaagacttgagtaatgatgctgaaaattcatatcccatgttaaaacattcaaatagataatttcacaatattacagaatTTAATACAGGCCTTCCTCATATTGcatgtttgcacttttttttttgttgttgaggaAAACAGtggcacaataaaaaatatttttcaggtCTATATCCAATCCCTCACTTTTTCTAGTAATATAACGTTAATAGTTTGCctgtagtttattttttctcatattgcaatatattaatatCACCTGGACAGTGTAATATATCGTGATATGAATTTAAGCTCATATTGCCTACCCCAGTGGTCCTTAGCCCCCTGGCTTAAATGATTTCTAAGACTTTGTTTTTTATGAGTTTTAGAAAACATGCGCATTAATTGTGTTATTGAATTAGTGGAATCAGTTATCATGTACTATATATTAGCAgggttaaaatttaagttttgccaatttttcttttttgctttttttttttaactgaaggtTGCAAATGGGTATCAATTCATTTCTTAACCTTTGTCCACATGACAGGTGCAAGATGTCTTACTCATCTCGGAGTTCCTCTCGTGCCGCTGATTGTAAGGTCTATGTCGGTGACCTTGGCAATGGTGCAGCCAAAGGTGAGCTGGAACGCGCCTTCAGTTACTATGGACCATTGCGGAGCGTGTGGGTCGCCCGGAACCCTCCAGGATTTGCCTTCGTAGAGTATGAGGATACCAGGGATGCAGAGGATGCCGTAAAGGGGATGGATGGAAAGTGAGTCAACTTGAGTTCTACCTGCCTACATTTGCCATGATGCTACTGCAGCACATTTAACCCCCTGACCTCTTCAGGGAGCTCAGACCCATAGGGGTGAGTGTCAGCGGTTTACCATTGTTCTTTCCGCTCACAAAGGCCCCAAATTATTTGGGTTTTATCCTGTATGCAGATTAATTGTAGTTAGAGTTCAGTTGTTTTTCTTAGTTTATCTGACGTTAGGCTGCATCTAGGTAAAGTTTGTTGCtttgggggtaaaaaaaaaaaacaaataccaaGAATGTCATGGGGGAATTGTCAACAGCTGAGACACATTGAGTGCACCTTTGTTTGGGATAGAGAAACAAATAACCCTCTGATCTGTAATGTCCTAGGGTGCTTTGTGGATCCCGCGTGAGAGTTGAGATGTCTAATGGTATGTCCAGAAAGTCTCGTTATGGCCGTCCCAGTCGCAGACAATTTGACCCCAACGACCGCTGTTACCAGTGTGGGGAGAGTGGTCATTATGCCTATGACTGTTATCGCTTTAACAAGCGGCGTGGTCGACGCAGCAGGTActttaaccaatttttttttttttattattgcgtTGGTACCTGACACTTTTATTGCTAATCTTTAattttgtttctatttgtttttagGTCAACTTCTCGCTCTCGATCCAGATCTCGTGGCCGGCGCTACCGCTCTCGTAGCCACAGCAATGAAAGGCAAGTCCTCTCTGCTCCAGCTGTGTCTGTA contains the following coding sequences:
- the LOC113049572 gene encoding serine/arginine-rich splicing factor 7-like, with protein sequence MSYSSRSSSRAADCKVYVGDLGNGAAKGELERAFSYYGPLRSVWVARNPPGFAFVEYEDTRDAEDAVKGMDGKVLCGSRVRVEMSNGMSRKSRYGRPSRRQFDPNDRCYQCGESGHYAYDCYRFNKRRGRRSRSTSRSRSRSRGRRYRSRSHSNERKHRSPSYSKRRSRSGSPARSRSRTPVRRSRSPVRRSKSPVRRSRSRTPVHRDSRSRSRSRSGSRPRARSVSRSRSRSRSVSHKKNSHSRSASPRRSPTPNAD